The Aerococcus loyolae genome contains the following window.
GCTTGAATTTTGAAGTGAACGCCTTTATCTATGATAAGGCGGTAGTAGCTGAATTGATTGCCCAATATGAACGTGACTTAGAGGATTCTACAGTTTTAACCCAAGAATACTTCGACAATCAATCCGGCTGGAAGAAGTTCAAGCAAAAAGGCTCCCGTCTCTTAGCACCGATTTTATAAAACTTAAGAGCATTCGTTCTGCTTTTGAAATTTAGTCGTTTAGAAGCCATGGCATCGGTTGGGGCCAAGGTCCCTCACCTAGCGAGCTTCAAAGGGATCGTAAGGCTAAAGCCTACGAGCCCTATTTCACATCGCTTGCTTCTTCATGGCTAACGACTATATTCAAAGCGCCACTCCTGCTCTAAGTTACTCGATGAAATAATTCTTTTAATAAATAACAATTGCCGGATAAATAAAAACCAGTTTACTCTCTGGGGGATTTCTTAGTGCTTCGCTTAGGAAGGACATCAAGAAAGTGAGTAAACTGGCTTTTTCTTAGTTAAACGATGATTGAGAAATTATTTTGGTGATGGTAGAGGTTTTTATTTAGTAAAGTGATTGAATCAGGATGAATTAGTGCTGGCTCTAGGCATTGGGTTCCCAAATAGCTAAGATTTCTTGCTTAGGGATCATAAAGTTTACCTCGCTATCGATATCTTCAAAGATAACCATTTGACTTTGGGGATGGGAAGAATATTTTTGAAAATAGCCAAAGAGGGTATCCTTGGTATACATATTGCCCATATTGCGTCTCACGGTAATGTAGACGGGGAGCTGTTGTTTTTGGTAATCCTTGATCTGACTGGATAGGGCGTCATTTTCTGAACTAGGCGCTAGGTCTGCAAGCTTTTCAGCGGGGTTTTTATTAATGGACTGTAACGGTCTAGCGACGTTTGTCTGTGAACTTATCGGGATAATGTTATGAATTAAGCTATTCCATGAGAACGATTGACTTGGATTTTGCATCTTAGACCCTCCTTAAATAATAAAAATAAACAATTTCAGAACGTTTGTTCTAACTGATTTATAGTATAGCGAACGTTCGTTCTAGTGTCAAGTGGAATTCGAACAGATGTTTTTTATAGGTGAGAAAGCTTTTAAGTGAAGTAAAATCGCTTCAAAGGGATAAATCTATGCTAAAATGAACTTAACTCTAATAAAGATTGTGTGGCTGCCTGTTTATGCCATGCGACACTTAGTCATGAAAAGAATAAGGACTTTTTAATTATTTACTTTATTTAAATAATTTACGACAAGTCTTTTAATTTGTGGTATGATACACTTTATAAACTTTTAAAGGATGAAAGGTGTTCTATGAAATCGAAAGGATTATTGGTTGTGCTTTCAGGACCCTCTGGGGTAGGTAAAGGGACGGTCCGTAAAGCATTATTTGAGACTGATCAAGAAAAAAATCAATTTTTCTATTCCGTTTCAGCAACTACACGTCAACCACGTGAAGGGGAAGTAGACGGAAAGGATTATTTTTTCGTATCGCGAGAAGAATTCGAGAAAATGATCGAAGATGAAAAGTTGTTAGAATATGCGGAATATGTAGGAAATTTTTACGGGACACCCCTGGATTACATTGATAAAATGACTAATGCAGGAAAGGATGTCTTCTTAGAAATTGAAGTACAGGGTGCCTTGCAGGTAAAACGGCGGATGCCTGATGGGGTTTTCATTTTTCTGGCGCCACCCAACTTAAGAGAATTGGAATCACGCATTGTTAACCGGGGAACGGACAGTCCAGAAGTGATTGCGGAACGGATGGACAAAGCTCGCACCGAGTTGCAATTAATGACCCAATATGACTATGTGGTGGAAAACGATGATGTGGATCTAGCGGTAAAGCGGATTCAAACTATCATTAAGGCAGAACATTTGAAAGTTGACCGTTTTATTGACGATATTGTTGAGAATTATCTAGGAGAGGGAGATTAATTATGATTATTTATCCATCGATTGATTCTTTGTTAAAGCAAGTAAATTCTAAATATTCTCTGTGTACCATTGCCGCTAAACGGGCCCACGAACTTCAAGAAAACCAAAATCCGATGTTAACAGACTATCATTCGCCTAAGTATGTTGGTCAAGCCTTAGAAGAGATTAATTCCGGTGACTTAGGTATTGATCCAGATTCTCTAGCTAAGGACGAAAGCCTTAACTAATAATAAGCACGAACAAAGATCGGTTAGCCGGTCTTTTTTTCGTGCTTTGAAAAACTAGAGATAGTTGGAAGCTGATTTAAGTTTTAGTACAATAGATAGAGAAATAGCGGAAAGGAGAATGGATATGGTCTTAGAAAAGACAAGAGCCCCCCGTTTTGCCCGGGTCATTGTTGATGTTCCCACCATGCAGACTGACCATCCCTATGATTATTATATTCCCGACCGCTATCAGGACTTGATTCAGGTGGGCATGCGCGTCCAAGTTCCCTTTGGTGTCCGCCAGGTACTGGCCTATGTGGTGGAATTAACCGCAACTAGTGAATTTGAGGGTGAACTCAAAGAGATTACTAGCCTGCTTGATGACCAAGCGGTTTTAACTCCTGAAATGTTAAGTTTAGGCCGGGATATGGCCGAGCATTTGTTTTCTTATGTGGTGACTTGTTACCAAACCATGCTGCCCCGCTTGTTAAAGGTGGACTACCATAAGTACTTCGTTCCTAGTGAGACATTGACTTATCAACACCGAAAAAGCTACTTTAAAGACCAGGAAGAAGTGTCCTGGGAGGCGGCAGAAGAAGCCGAACAGTTAAAAAACCTTTTGGTCTTAAAAGAGACAGGCGAGGTGAGTGTTGACTACCGGGTTGCCGACCGCAAACATTATAAAACTGAAAAATGGATCCAACCACTCCTGGATGCAGAACAATTAGAACAGGAGCGCGACCAACTTAGAAAGACTGCTAAAAAGCAAATCTTACTCTGTGAAGTGCTCATGGAACTTGAAGGGCGGCGGGTGAGCGTCAAATGGTTGCGGGAGAATTATGACCTCTCCTTACAAACTATCCGCCGTGGCCAAGATTTCGGCTGGTTAAAGTTGTTTGAGGTTGAAGTTGACCGTGACCCTTATGCTGACCGCTATCAAGAAAGAACCCAAGATAAGCCCCTCACCGATGACCAAAGTCAGGTTTACCAAGAAGTTAAACAGGCGATCAGTGATCAAGTCAATGATACCTACCTCTTGCAAGGGGTGACGGGTAGTGGGAAGACAGAAGTTTACCTGCAATTAATCCGCCAAGCCCTCGACCAAGGGCAAACTGCGATTTTATTGGTGCCAGAAATTGCCTTGACCCCACAAATGGTGGCCCAGTTGAAGGGGCGCTTTGGGGACTTGGTCGCTGTTCTTCACAGTCAATTAAGTGTTGGCGAGCATTTTGATGAATGGCGGAAGATGCGCCGGGGGGATGCCCGGGTAGTCGTCGGAGCTCGGTCATCGATTTTTGCCCCGATTGATAATATTGGCATCATTATTATTGATGAGGAACATGAAACCACCTATAAACAAGAGGAAGCCCCCCGCTACCATGCCCGGGATGTGGCCAAGTGGCGGGCCTCTTATCATTCCTGTCCCTTAGTCTTAGGGTCAGCAACCCCTGCTCTAGAAAGCCGAGCCCGGGCCCAAAATGGGGTCTACCACTTGCTTAGTCTGCCTGGACGGATTAACGGCAAGGCCTTGCCGGCAGTCGACTTGATCGATATGCGGGAAGAATTTAAGCATAAAAATTACTATCAATTCTCCCGTTCACTCAAAGAAGCCATCGATCAGACTTTAAGCCAAGGCCAACAAGTGGCTCTCATGCTTAACCGGCGGGGCTATGCCAATTATGTCATGTGTCGGGATTGTGGTTATGTTTTTCAATGTCAAAATTGTGATGTTTCCCTAACCTATCATTACAGTGACCGCAGTTTGCAGTGCCATTATTGTGGCTATAGCCGGCCTTACCCCCAAGTTTGTCCTCTCTGCCAGGGACAGCACTTACGCCCCTTTGGCAGCGGCACGGAAAAGGTTGAAGAAGAAATCTACCAACTTTTTCCGGGCAAGAACTTGGTCAGGATGGACAATGATACCACCCGGAAAAAGGGCGCCCATGAGCGTTTGTTAGCCAAAGTGGCTAGTGGCGAGGCGGATATCTTACTGGGAACGCAAATGATTGCTAAGGGGCTAGATTTTCCTAATATTACCCTAGTGGGAGTGATCAATGCGGATACCTCCCTCTACCTGCCTGATTTCCGGGCTTCAGAGCGGACCTTTCAGCTCTTAACCCAGGTGAGTGGAAGGGCAGGCCGGGGTGACTTGGAAGGGCGGGTCATGATTCAAACCTTTAATCCCGACCACTATGCCCTACAACTTGCTAAACACCACGACTATGACCGCTTCTACCAAAAGGAAATGACCTACCGCAAACTCAACCATTATTCCCCTTATTTCTATACCATCAGGTTGTCTATCTCACACTTTAATGAAAAAGATGCCCTAAAAGCGGCCTTAACCTTAGCTACTTTACTACGTGAACGTAGTCAGGGCAGTAAAGACTATGTCATTGGACCGAGTCAAAATGCCATTTCTCGGATTAAAAACCGTTATTATTATCAAATTTTGTACCAGTACCGCAATCAAGCACACATTCAGCCCTTATTCCAAGAAATCCGTGACTTGGCTCAAGACTGGAGTAAAAAGAAACTCTATGTCTCTATTGATGTCGAGCCTTTATCTTTCTTGTAGGAAAACAGGGGACAGGAATTGCACTGAGGAGGAAGTTATTCATTATGAAAAAAATTGTATTTATGGGGACGCCAGAATTTTCGGTAAGGAGTCTGCAGGCCTTAATTGACCACCCGGACTATGAAGTGAGCGCCGTGGTTACCCAGCCTGACCGACCCGTGGGACGGAAACACCGCCTCCAAGCTTCAGCGGTTAAAGAAGCCGCCCAAGCAGCTGATATTCCCGTTTACCAACCCGAAAAAATTAGTCAAGACCAAGACCTCGACCAGCTGCTCAGCCAGGGGGATATCGATTTAATTGTGACGGCTGCTTACGGGCAATTTTTACCCGAGCGTTTATTGAATTATCCTAAATACGGAGCCATTAATGTTCATGCCAGCCTCCTACCCAAGTACCGGGGCGGGGCACCTGTCCACTACGCCATCTGGAAGGGGGAAAAAGAGACTGGGATAAGTATTATTCGTATGGTTAAGAAAATGGACGCTGGAGCAATCCTAAAGCAAGCCGCTATCCCTATTGATGACCAAGTCACTGTCGCTGAAATGTTTGACCGCTTGAGTGAACTGGGGAGTCAAGTATTGCTAGAAACCTTACCCGCTCTCTTTGATGGAACAGTGACTGAGACTCCTCAAAATGAATCGGAAGCGACTTTTTCACCTAATATCACCCGGGAAGAGGAACGAATCAACTGGGACAATACTGCCCAAGAAATCCATAACCAAGTTCGGGCCTTTAATAGCTGGCCGGTGGCTCACACTTTCTTTGATGATAAACGCTGGAAGATCTGGGCAAGTGAAGTGCTTGAAGACGAAGAAACTGACCAAGTCCCAGGAACAGTGATTGCTATTGACAAGAAACCGGCCCGTTTCCTAGTGGCTTGCGGAGAGGGAACCGTCTTAGCTATTACTGAAATCCAACCAGCAGGGAAGAAGGCCATGGATATTACGAGTTTTATTAATGGAGGAGCGGGTCAAATTGAAGTCGGCGACACATTCCAATAAACCCTCAGGCCTCAAAGCTAGCGCCCGCTACCAAGCCATGGAAACCCTGAACCTGGTCTATAAGGGCGAGGCCTTTGTTAATCAAGAAGTCAACCAAGTGCTCAGCCATAGTTGGGTAGTTGACTCGGACCGTGACCTCTATACCCGCTTAGTTTACGGTAGCCTGCAATTTCATTGGACCCTCCAAGAACTTTTAAAACAGGTATTGAAACGCTATAAGCGGACCAAGAAGTGGCTGCTAGCCCTATTAGAATCATCAGCCTACCAGCATTATTACCTCGATGCCATTCCTGACCACGCCATTGTGGACGAAGCCGTACGCATCGCTAAGAAGCGCGGCAACCAGACCCTGGGACGTTTTACCAATGGGACCCTGCGTAACCTTTTCCGGACCTATCCGACGATTGAAGACTTTATTAGCCAGCAGGCAAGCGACCAGGCCTATGTTCTTTCCTTAGAGACTAGCTTGCCCTTAGACTGGGTGAAATATTTTACTCAACGTTTTGGCTTTGAAACTACCCAGCAGATCGCTCAAGCCATGGCAGAACCAGCCCAGGTTAATGTGCGGATTAGTCGGGACTATTGGCAGAACCAGGATAAAATTAGCCAGATTTTAGCCGATCAAGGTTTCCCTAATCAAAGCAGTGACTTAGCCCCTCATCAGCTTAAGGTTAAGGCTGGCAATCCGGCTCAATCTGAACTCTTTAAGAAGGGAATTATTACCATTCAAGATGAGGCTGCCAGCTTAGCTGTCGATATCTTGAACCCCAAAGCTGGCGACTGGGTCCTAGATGCCTGTGCGGCACCCGGTGGAAAGACGGTTCAATTAGGAGAATATGTGGGCAAAACGGGCCAGGTCTTGGCCTTTGATATTGCAGAGAATAAATTAGCCTTAATTGCTGATAATGTTAAACGCATGCATGTCGACCAACAGGTAAGTATCCAACAAGGGGATGCCAGTCAACTCGGGAGAAAATTTCCAGCGGAAAGCTTTGATGGGATTTTAGTTGACGCTCCTTGTTCAGGCGTGGGCCTCTTCCGGCGTAAACCGGATACCAAGTTAAACAAGGATTTTCAAGATCTAAAGAATTTGCAAAAAATTCAATTAGAAATCTTAAATAATGTCTCTCCCTTACTAAAAAAGGCTGGCCGCTTGGTCTATAGTACCTGTACAATAACAGCAGAAGAGAATTGGCAAGTGGTCGAAAAATTTTTAACAACCCACCCAGACTTCGCCCTCAAAGCCATTGGGGCCGAGTGGCAGGAAGTTTTAAAGCCATCATTGATCAATGCCGCTTGCCTGGAAATCTTACCGCATCATTTTAATAGCGATGGATTTTTTGTCGCCTTATTAGAAAAACAAAGTTAGGAGCAATTACTATGGAAGTTAGTCAGTTGACCGATACTGGTCAAATTAGAAGCTCAAATCAAGACCAAGTAGGGGTTTTTTATAATCAAGCCGAGCAGGCCCTACTCCTGCTCTGTGATGGCATGGGCGGCCATAATGCTGGGGATGTAGCCAGTGAAATGGCCCTTTATGCAGTCGGCCATGCCTGGGAGGAATCTCCTAAGACCGATACTGAAGCGGTTCAAACTTGGTTGGAGGATAATATTGTTTCTGCTAATGACCGGGTTTTACAAGCTTCTAAAAAATATAATGATTTGTCAGGCATGGGGACCACTATTGTGGGGATTGCGATTATTGAAGGAAAGGGGATTGTCGCCCATGTGGGTGATAGTCGGGCTTATTGCTATGATGGGGAGGCCTTAAAGCCTTTGACCCGCGACCATTCCTTTGTCCAAGAACTCCTGGATATGAAGATGATTACCCCATCTGAAGCCCAAAACCACCCGCAAAAGAATATTGTGACTCAGACGGTGGGGGTAAGCGAAGATATTAAGGTGGATATTTCGGTGTTTGCCTTAGAGGCTCAGACCATGCTCTTACTCTGTTCAGATGGTTTAACCGATATGCTGACTGATGATGATATCAGTCAGATTATCGCTAGCGATGAAGATGTTAATCAGGCGGCTCAGGCCTTAATCGCTGCGGCCAACCAAGCCGGGGGCCGAGATAATATTTCGGTGGTCCTGGCCAGGATTGAGGGAGGGGATGTGTCATGAAACAAGGTCAAGTGATTGGTAATCGTTATGAAATTATCCGCCACCTTGGCTCTGGAGGGATGGCAACCGTCTATTTAGCTTATGATCCGATTTTGGAACGGGAGGTCGCCATTAAATTCCTCCGCATTGGGACTTCGGATATGGATGACGCGACTCGGCGCTTCAAACGGGAAGCCATGTCGATTTCAGAAGTGAACCACCCCAATATTGTTAATATTTACGATGTCGGTGACGATGATGATGGCCACTATATCGTGATGGAATACATTGAGGGAATTGACCTTAAACAATTTATTCGCAAAAACCATCCCATCAGTAAAGAAACTTATCAAGGAATCATGATGCAAATCCTGGCTGGGGTCGAATGTGCCCACCGAAAAGGGATTATCCACCGGGACTTAAAACCGCAAAATATCATGATTAAACCCGATGGCCAGGTAAAAATCATGGACTTTGGGATTGCCTTGGTCTCTACTGAGACTTCAATTACCCAGACCAATACCATTATTGGTTCGGTCCATTATTTATCCCCTGAACAAGCGCGGGGATCGATGGCTAGTTACCAATCGGATATTTATAGTTTGGGAATTGTTTCCTTTGAAATGCTCACTGGCCAGGTCCCCTTCGACGGGGAATCCGCCGTTAGCATAGCCATTCAACACTTCCAAGAATCCTTACCGGATATTAATCAGTTCCGTTCCGATATCCCCCAAGCCATGCAAAATGTTATCATGAAGGCGACGGCCAAGGAAGCTAATGAGCGCTATCAGACTTGCGAACAGATGCGACAAGATTTAGCGACCTGTCTGGATCCCAGCCGGGCCAATGAGGCACCATTTACGCCTTCATTGATGAAGAACGAGACTATCGTTATGGCTAAGGACGCGATCGAAAAACAAATTACTGACGAAAGAAAGGTCTCCACAGAAGCTCAGCCAGAGCCCAAAGAAACGGCTCAAGCGACCAAGGCCATGCCGCTCGGTGCCGGCTTAGCGAGTCAAAAGGCAGAAGCGAAAACCGAGCCAAAAATAAAAGCAGCTCCGCCAAAAACATCCAGTCGGCCCAAGCGGAGATGGCCTTGGTTCATTGGGGGTCTCTTGGCCATCTTATTGCTTCTTGGCGTCTTTGTCTTTGGCCAGGGGCAAAGTCAACCGGTTCCTGATCTGACCAATATGACCGAAGACCAGGCCCGTAATAGCCTGGTCAATAATGGCTTTAGCCTGGGTGAGAGTCATCAAGAATATAGCGACCAGGTGGAAAGCGGACGAGTGATCCGGACCGATCCTAGCAGTGGGAGAAAAGTCAAGGCTGACCAGCCCATTGACCTCTATATTAGCCAGGGTAAGGAACCCATTGAAATTCCTAACTACCAAGGCCAGACCCTAGAACAGGCTAAAAAAGATGCCGAGAAGAAAGGTTTTTCCGTAAGTAGTGAAGAAGTCTATAGTGAAGAGGTGGAAAAGGGTAAAGTGATTTCCCAAAATCCAGCTCCGGGGGCTAGTGTAGTGGCTAGTGAAACCAACCTGCACTTGGTCGTGAGTCTGGGTAAGGAACCCTTAACGATGGCCAACCTCCAAGGCTTAAACCAAGCGGGCGTCCAACAATATGCCCAAAGTGTGGGCTTGAATGTCAGCTTTAATGAAGCTAATTCGGATTCGGTGCCTAAGGGATTAGTAGTCTCCCAAAGTATTGCGCCTGGAGCCAACTTTAACCGCGGGGCGAATTTGACGGTGACCCTTTCTTTAGGACCTGAGGAGGAGCCAACCCACAGCTTCCGTCACACCATCACTATTCCTTACAAGGGAAAAAGATCTCGTGGAGATTCTGATGGCGAATCTAATTCCCAACGGCAGGCAGCCAATGAGATTGAAATTTACATTGATGATTTAAACCATTCTTACAATGAAGTGGCTGATCGCTTTACCATCACTGACGATAAGTCTTATACTTTGAGTTTTGAAACTGAGCCTAATAAAACCGCTCGTTTTAAGGTGGTTCGTGACGGCAAGACGATTTTAGAGAATCGAGTGAAACCAGGCGATGACTAATAGACAAATAGAAAAACAGGGCCAGATCGTTAAGGTTTTGAGTGGCTTTTACTATATTGAAGACCAAGATAGTCGGGAGATCTACCAAACCCGGGCGCGCGGTCTCTTTCGTAAGGAACAGCTGACCCCCTTAGTGGGTGACTATGTCAGCTTTCAAGCAGATAATCCCCATGAAGGAGTCTTAACTGCCGTCAAAGAGCGTAAAAATGAGCTTGACCGGCCACCTGTGGCCAATATTGACTTAGCCTTTGTCGTTGCTTCCGTGACCCAACCACAAATCCCTAGCAAGTTGATTGACCGCATGTTGGTCTATAGTGAAAGCCAAAGGATCCAACCAGCGCTTTACTTTTCTAAGTTAGATTTACTCGATGAAGCAGAACGTGAGGAATTGCAGCCGCTCTTGGCTAATTACCAGTCCCTGGGTTACCAGGTCTTAACCAATTTAGCCATGGCTCAAGCTAACGATGATTTGCTTACTGAACTCTTTCAAGGGAAAACCATCGCCGCTATGGGGCAGTCGGGTGTTGGCAAGACCACCTTGTTAAACCATCTATTGCCTGACCTCCATAAGGAAACGGCTGCAATTTCTAAGGGAATGGGTCGGGGCAAGCACACTACCCGCCATGTTGAATTACATGATGTCTATGGGGGGAAGCTAGTCGACACGCCTGGCTTTTCCAGTTTAAGCTTAGATAGCATTGAAAAGGAAGACCTAGGAAACTACTTCCCTGAAATGAGAGATCGGAGTGACTCCTGTAAGTTTCGGGAATGCTCCCACACCCACGAGCCCCAATGTGCGATTAAAGCAGCCCTAGCGGCAGGCGAGATTAGTCAAAGTCGTTATGACCATTATGTGGAATTTTTGCAGGAAATTATTAATAAAAAACCCGATTACCAACAGAAAAATAGGAGGAAGAAGAAATGAAAATTGCCCCAAGTATTTTAAATGCTGATACCGGTCGTATGCGTGAAGAAGTTGCCCGAATTGAAGAGGCTGGAGCAGACTGGGTCCATGTGGATATTATGGATGGCCATTTTGTCCCAAACCTCACATTTGGTGCGCCCATGGTGGAAGCCCTACGTCCTCACACCAAACTCTTCATTGATTGCCATATGATGGTAGATAATCCAGATGACTATATCGAATCCTTAGCCCAAGCGGGAGCAGATAGCATGACGGTGCATTTTGAAGCGGTCACCCACTTACACCGAACCATTCAAAATATTCAATCCCAAGGCATGAAAGCTGCGGTAGCGCTTAACCCAGCAACTCCAGTATCAGCCATCACACCGATCTTGAATATGGTTGATATGGTCTTAGTCATGACGGTTAACCCGGGTTTTGGTGGCCAAGCCTTCATTCCAGATATGGTAGAAAAAATGACTGAACTGGACCAAATCCGTCAGGAAAAAGGCTACCATTATCAAATCCAAGTCGATGGAGGG
Protein-coding sequences here:
- the gmk gene encoding guanylate kinase; the encoded protein is MKSKGLLVVLSGPSGVGKGTVRKALFETDQEKNQFFYSVSATTRQPREGEVDGKDYFFVSREEFEKMIEDEKLLEYAEYVGNFYGTPLDYIDKMTNAGKDVFLEIEVQGALQVKRRMPDGVFIFLAPPNLRELESRIVNRGTDSPEVIAERMDKARTELQLMTQYDYVVENDDVDLAVKRIQTIIKAEHLKVDRFIDDIVENYLGEGD
- the rpoZ gene encoding DNA-directed RNA polymerase subunit omega; amino-acid sequence: MIIYPSIDSLLKQVNSKYSLCTIAAKRAHELQENQNPMLTDYHSPKYVGQALEEINSGDLGIDPDSLAKDESLN
- the priA gene encoding primosomal protein N'; translated protein: MVLEKTRAPRFARVIVDVPTMQTDHPYDYYIPDRYQDLIQVGMRVQVPFGVRQVLAYVVELTATSEFEGELKEITSLLDDQAVLTPEMLSLGRDMAEHLFSYVVTCYQTMLPRLLKVDYHKYFVPSETLTYQHRKSYFKDQEEVSWEAAEEAEQLKNLLVLKETGEVSVDYRVADRKHYKTEKWIQPLLDAEQLEQERDQLRKTAKKQILLCEVLMELEGRRVSVKWLRENYDLSLQTIRRGQDFGWLKLFEVEVDRDPYADRYQERTQDKPLTDDQSQVYQEVKQAISDQVNDTYLLQGVTGSGKTEVYLQLIRQALDQGQTAILLVPEIALTPQMVAQLKGRFGDLVAVLHSQLSVGEHFDEWRKMRRGDARVVVGARSSIFAPIDNIGIIIIDEEHETTYKQEEAPRYHARDVAKWRASYHSCPLVLGSATPALESRARAQNGVYHLLSLPGRINGKALPAVDLIDMREEFKHKNYYQFSRSLKEAIDQTLSQGQQVALMLNRRGYANYVMCRDCGYVFQCQNCDVSLTYHYSDRSLQCHYCGYSRPYPQVCPLCQGQHLRPFGSGTEKVEEEIYQLFPGKNLVRMDNDTTRKKGAHERLLAKVASGEADILLGTQMIAKGLDFPNITLVGVINADTSLYLPDFRASERTFQLLTQVSGRAGRGDLEGRVMIQTFNPDHYALQLAKHHDYDRFYQKEMTYRKLNHYSPYFYTIRLSISHFNEKDALKAALTLATLLRERSQGSKDYVIGPSQNAISRIKNRYYYQILYQYRNQAHIQPLFQEIRDLAQDWSKKKLYVSIDVEPLSFL
- the fmt gene encoding methionyl-tRNA formyltransferase translates to MKKIVFMGTPEFSVRSLQALIDHPDYEVSAVVTQPDRPVGRKHRLQASAVKEAAQAADIPVYQPEKISQDQDLDQLLSQGDIDLIVTAAYGQFLPERLLNYPKYGAINVHASLLPKYRGGAPVHYAIWKGEKETGISIIRMVKKMDAGAILKQAAIPIDDQVTVAEMFDRLSELGSQVLLETLPALFDGTVTETPQNESEATFSPNITREEERINWDNTAQEIHNQVRAFNSWPVAHTFFDDKRWKIWASEVLEDEETDQVPGTVIAIDKKPARFLVACGEGTVLAITEIQPAGKKAMDITSFINGGAGQIEVGDTFQ
- the rsmB gene encoding 16S rRNA (cytosine(967)-C(5))-methyltransferase RsmB; amino-acid sequence: MKSATHSNKPSGLKASARYQAMETLNLVYKGEAFVNQEVNQVLSHSWVVDSDRDLYTRLVYGSLQFHWTLQELLKQVLKRYKRTKKWLLALLESSAYQHYYLDAIPDHAIVDEAVRIAKKRGNQTLGRFTNGTLRNLFRTYPTIEDFISQQASDQAYVLSLETSLPLDWVKYFTQRFGFETTQQIAQAMAEPAQVNVRISRDYWQNQDKISQILADQGFPNQSSDLAPHQLKVKAGNPAQSELFKKGIITIQDEAASLAVDILNPKAGDWVLDACAAPGGKTVQLGEYVGKTGQVLAFDIAENKLALIADNVKRMHVDQQVSIQQGDASQLGRKFPAESFDGILVDAPCSGVGLFRRKPDTKLNKDFQDLKNLQKIQLEILNNVSPLLKKAGRLVYSTCTITAEENWQVVEKFLTTHPDFALKAIGAEWQEVLKPSLINAACLEILPHHFNSDGFFVALLEKQS
- a CDS encoding Stp1/IreP family PP2C-type Ser/Thr phosphatase; this encodes MEVSQLTDTGQIRSSNQDQVGVFYNQAEQALLLLCDGMGGHNAGDVASEMALYAVGHAWEESPKTDTEAVQTWLEDNIVSANDRVLQASKKYNDLSGMGTTIVGIAIIEGKGIVAHVGDSRAYCYDGEALKPLTRDHSFVQELLDMKMITPSEAQNHPQKNIVTQTVGVSEDIKVDISVFALEAQTMLLLCSDGLTDMLTDDDISQIIASDEDVNQAAQALIAAANQAGGRDNISVVLARIEGGDVS
- the pknB gene encoding Stk1 family PASTA domain-containing Ser/Thr kinase, whose protein sequence is MKQGQVIGNRYEIIRHLGSGGMATVYLAYDPILEREVAIKFLRIGTSDMDDATRRFKREAMSISEVNHPNIVNIYDVGDDDDGHYIVMEYIEGIDLKQFIRKNHPISKETYQGIMMQILAGVECAHRKGIIHRDLKPQNIMIKPDGQVKIMDFGIALVSTETSITQTNTIIGSVHYLSPEQARGSMASYQSDIYSLGIVSFEMLTGQVPFDGESAVSIAIQHFQESLPDINQFRSDIPQAMQNVIMKATAKEANERYQTCEQMRQDLATCLDPSRANEAPFTPSLMKNETIVMAKDAIEKQITDERKVSTEAQPEPKETAQATKAMPLGAGLASQKAEAKTEPKIKAAPPKTSSRPKRRWPWFIGGLLAILLLLGVFVFGQGQSQPVPDLTNMTEDQARNSLVNNGFSLGESHQEYSDQVESGRVIRTDPSSGRKVKADQPIDLYISQGKEPIEIPNYQGQTLEQAKKDAEKKGFSVSSEEVYSEEVEKGKVISQNPAPGASVVASETNLHLVVSLGKEPLTMANLQGLNQAGVQQYAQSVGLNVSFNEANSDSVPKGLVVSQSIAPGANFNRGANLTVTLSLGPEEEPTHSFRHTITIPYKGKRSRGDSDGESNSQRQAANEIEIYIDDLNHSYNEVADRFTITDDKSYTLSFETEPNKTARFKVVRDGKTILENRVKPGDD
- the rsgA gene encoding ribosome small subunit-dependent GTPase A, with the protein product MTNRQIEKQGQIVKVLSGFYYIEDQDSREIYQTRARGLFRKEQLTPLVGDYVSFQADNPHEGVLTAVKERKNELDRPPVANIDLAFVVASVTQPQIPSKLIDRMLVYSESQRIQPALYFSKLDLLDEAEREELQPLLANYQSLGYQVLTNLAMAQANDDLLTELFQGKTIAAMGQSGVGKTTLLNHLLPDLHKETAAISKGMGRGKHTTRHVELHDVYGGKLVDTPGFSSLSLDSIEKEDLGNYFPEMRDRSDSCKFRECSHTHEPQCAIKAALAAGEISQSRYDHYVEFLQEIINKKPDYQQKNRRKKK
- the rpe gene encoding ribulose-phosphate 3-epimerase: MKIAPSILNADTGRMREEVARIEEAGADWVHVDIMDGHFVPNLTFGAPMVEALRPHTKLFIDCHMMVDNPDDYIESLAQAGADSMTVHFEAVTHLHRTIQNIQSQGMKAAVALNPATPVSAITPILNMVDMVLVMTVNPGFGGQAFIPDMVEKMTELDQIRQEKGYHYQIQVDGGIDNTTIRQCYDQGVDVFVSGSYVYKGDSNQAIASLRDACC